A stretch of DNA from Danio rerio strain Tuebingen ecotype United States chromosome 10, GRCz12tu, whole genome shotgun sequence:
TGCATATTATAAAGGACACTGCAATGAATGCATATTTGAACTAATATGACCCCTTTCTTTATTTCCCCAGAAGTCCCCTGTACACTCAGAGGATGACAGTGAGCTGAAAAGAGACAGAAGCCTGAAGACAGTAAGTTTTTTCGATTCTGTGAGTGTCATATCCGGAGGTCAGAGCAATATGGAGCTTGGAGTTCAGACTGAGACCCAGCAAAGTTACATGAGCAGTGGACAGAATAAAGTGAAGCATGGGGGAGAAGGACTGGACAGCGAAGTTGCCCAGGAAATCCTTTACCTGGATGAGGTCCTTGAGGCCAACTGTTGTGATCCCAGAGCCGAAATGACTTCAAATGGGACAAGTTCCCCTGACACAGAGTCAATTAGAGTTCATGGAACTGGACCATCTGTGCACACTTGTGACACAACGGCCTTAAACCATCATGAAGTTGTTTTAGAAGGGAAAAAGCAGACAACTTTTGTTGATGATAATTACAACACCAAACCTAATGGTCATGCGGCGATGATAGGAAATAATGGCACAAGGTCACCTGAGTCGCCTAGGACGGCAATGAAGAAAGAGGCACGTTTTGAGCTGCGACCATTTCACGAAGAGAAAAAGCCATCGAAACTGTTTGACACCCCAACTGAGAAAGAAATTCGGGTGAAGAAAGTGAGACCCTCAGAAGAGGTCGCAGAGCTAGAGAGGGAAAGGCTGGAACTCATCCGGGGACAGGCAGTCAAGAAAAACCCTGGCATTGCAGCAAAATGGTGGAACCCACCTCAGGAAAAGACACTGGAAGAGGAGCTGGAACCAGAGCAGCTGGAGTCGCTTCGAAAGTATGAGGAGAGGAAGCAAAGGAAACCAGAAACCAACCGTATGCCGCAAGCTGCACCCAGACAGACTACCACCTTCATCCAACCTGAAATAGCAAATAAGGAGGACGTTGTCATGGAAGAGATTGACTTTTCTGCAGCTCGCAAGCAATTTCTGCAGATGGAACAAAGCAAGCATCCCACGGTCCCTAAGAGGAATGTGGCACCACAGCTTTACTCAGCCAAACCTTTCTTCAGGACTCCAGAGGTCACGCATGTAGAGAGGTCGTGCGGTTCTGTCACTGTTGCCAATCAGGAAGGGGTCACATCCTACGATGGAAGTGAAGTTACAACAGTCAAAGCTGAAAAGATTTACTGCTGCTCTGGAGAATCCTTCATACCCACGAAAGATGGATTATCTCAGAACGAGATGAAGGATGATGACTTTACTTGTGCCCGGGCAGTGATGACCATAGTGAAGGATGAGGATGTCGATTTGTGTCAACGTTCTTTCAACAGCTCCCACCACACAGAAGAAATCGACTCTGGGTTGGATGATCTATCACTACGGTCTCAGGACACCACTGTACTTGAGACGCTCTCCAATGACTTCAGTATGGATAACATAAGTGACAGCGGTGCATCAAATGAGACTATGAGTGCCTACTTGGAAAACTCTCTTGGGGAGTACTCTTTTCCCTCAACCCCGATGGCAACTACACCAATCAATGGAAAACACGAAATCAGTATCAAATCTCCAGGGGATCAGATTGGGACTTATCAGGGAGATGGTTTAACAGAAGAAGAGTTGGAATATCATGCTGGTATTCTTGTCCAAAACGCTATCCAGCAAGCCATTGCTCAGCAGAATGACAAATGGGAGCCACTTCAGGCTACACAACATTCGTCCCCCATCACAGAGAGACATGTGGAAAGTGTTCAACCACAACCCCTAGTGGAAAGACCCACTGTCACGCCACCTCCCAAAGTGCCATCCCCCCTACAGGAGAAAGAAACGGCTCCTCAAATAACTATAGCTCAAGCCACCCCAGTAATTCCAATGAACAATTACAAACCTCCCAGTCCGTCTCCTCCACCAAACGAGAAGCCAGAGTTCAGCTACTTCAGTAAGTACTCTGAGGCGGCAGAGCTCAGGAGCACCGCAACCGTCACTCGTGCTCAGGAAACAGAAGTGACCTCAGGGCCGTTCAAGCTGCGCTCACGCAAACAGAGGACCCTGTCCATGATCGAGGAGGAGATTCGAGCAGCACAGGAGCGCGAGGAGGAGTTGAAGAGACAACGGCAGGCGCAAACATTGCACCCACCGCGTGCACAAAAGCTGAAGGCCAGCACTCAGCCAAGCAAGCTGGTCCTCACTGGGAAGACAGCACCAGGTATGAACATTTACGTCAATATGTTTTCAACAACGATGGCgagatcacccaaaaatggagattatgtcagaatttactcactatttacaatTTGAGTTTCGTTCTTCTGCTGAAGACCTTCTGAAGTTGATCTTTGGAAGAAAATTGGAAAATTGTAGTGACCGGGTTCCAATTATCctaaaaatgtcttcttttggaACCAactgaggatgagtaaattgtgagtaaaGCTTCATTTTTTGGTAGAACTATCCCAAAAATAACAGTTGTGTtgcttattattgttaataattgcaAATTAAGATATTTCGGATAAAATCTAAGACCTCCCTGATCTTCCATTGACAGCAATTGTCTCTAGATGTTTAAAGTCCGGAAAAGTaccaaaaacatcctcaaaacagtccatgtgtctataaaaaaattatcaagaaGAATACTTTTTTGCATAcctaaaacaaaaattacaactTTATTCAACACTTTCTTCTCCTCCAGTATAGGACAAGAGTATCCAAAGAGTATCCagagtcctgcatagtttagctccaacttccttcaacacacttgtCTGTAGGTggctagtatacctagaaagaggttgattaactggttcaggtATTTCTGAtaggaactaaactttgcaggacaccggccctccaggacataGTTTGGGTACCCCTGGTACAGGGTATCCAAAGTATACGTGCAACATGCAACACACAAAGACACTCCCTACAGTGAAACTCAGGAAAGTCTttgaaactgttgaataaagtggttatttttgttttatgtgcacattAAGGTCTCTCGTAGCTTGATAATATACTGACTGGATCACTGAAGGCATGTGGTCTGTTTTGTATGGTTgtgtttttggtatttttctggTCCTTGAAACCTTTTTGGGGCTGTTGCTGTCTATGGTGGATGGGAGTGCTCTCGGATTTCATCTTAAATATCTTAATTAGTGTTCTGAAGCTCTaagagtttcccagagatgggttgcggcaggaagggcatcggctgcataaaaacgtgctggataagttgctggttcattccgctgtggtggccccggattaataaagggactaagccgacaagaaaaagaatgaatgaaagatctAAGAGGATTGAAATGACATAAGGTTGAGTAACTTataacagaatcttcatttttgagcAAGGGCAGAGTGACCATAGGGAACACCAGAACATTTCCCGGTGGCCCCATGGTCAATCGGGCCTGGCACTGTGAATCTGGTCTGATCCCCCACTTCATCCCCCCATTTCTCGGTCTTCACTTACCGATCGCTCAAGTGGCCTGGTGTTCAATAACTGTCTCTAGTAAATAAACTGTCCCAGTCCACCCctgtttttgagtgaactaatccATTAAGATGACTTCTTAAGTCGTCCCACAATTAACAGCCCTTCAAGACAAGCCATACATGATGCAAATGAGCTCTCAATCAGATAAAAGCTGCTCTTTGTACAGTTGTTCATAGATGGCAGATTGGTTTCGAGAAAAGTCTAATGCAAGCCAGGCGCTAAAACTGAAGACATTTCTGCCTCTGTAATTTGAGCTTTGTTGTTAATTAGCTGGTGATTGTCAGTCATATAACTGGAATCCTGGAAGTTCACTTCTTAGAGCTGCTTTAGTTTAGATTCTTTGCACGCCGTTGTCCCACAGGACTGCGCCCGCAGTTCAGCCTGAGTTACTTTTGCAAGCTGTGCTTTTTGAAGAGGCTTTAAAGAAAACTGCAGCAAAGACGCTGGGAAGATAGTGCTGTTTTCTACTTCATTAGCTTTACGACAGATGAATAATACTGTGTATTTACTGGGTAACAAATATATTTGCAAGCGTTAGGTATAGTGACAACTAACTATTATAATCTTTAAAACAGGATGCACATTAAAtgaatagtttacccaaaaaaaagtaaattcagtCATTATTCATTAACCCTTCGCTTTTTCAAAACATGCTTGAGTTTCTTTTTCTATTAAACATGAAAGTAGATATTTCGAAAAAAAAGCTGGCTGCTGGCACTCATCGACTACCATAGCATTCTTTCCAACTATGGAAGTCGGTAGTAAACTTACATTCTTCATCTTTTATTgttttcaatagaagaaagaactcataaaggtttaaaaccacatgacgaagaataaattatgacatcatttacattttgggtaaactatgcctttaaatgtttCCATTTGATCAGTTTAAATCCATGGGTAACAGGAGTTTCTCAACGCCACTGTCCCATAGAGGCTTTATTTAGCATGGTGTCATATGCTTAGCAGCACAGTATTTAATGTCATTGTGTCCTGTTCTTCTGGGCAATTGTCCATGTCTCATTTTTGATAATGAGATGTTTGTTTTGTACTGGAGAAGTTTATgtctgccctctagtggtcccaTAGGGAAGTAGACATAAAACCCTTAGTATTTTAtgtctaaaatgtattattttatatataaaaagaaaaactggGTCAGTAAACAAATCTGTTAAGTTatcttaatcgtttttacaaattgaagtagactgaacataaaacatttaggtTGTCCCCTTAAAAacacttaagaattgtgttgattgaAGGGACAGTTAaccctaaaaaaataaacatttatttttatagtcatttatttttgttttaacccTTTAtgatagggctgaacaatatatcgtttcagcatcgatatcgcaatatgtgtttctgcaatagtcacatcgcaggattagattatttatttaagtttaaaagataaagatattattaaatattatttactcattcgttttcctttgccacagcggaatgaacctctattattaaattttattttttttattaatttttatacactaatgaccatgttattttacatttgattgttcaatttctgtaaactgtaaaattaaaaaaagttaaggtaactcaaataaTTTATGGAAACCCATTGCaactttaaaaagtaatccataactgtgagtactgtgaacttaatccatttaattaataaagcaatttgagcacagtaaaacccaataaatgaatagaactcaaaccaactaagtactttaaaacccaaaaagttaaggcaactcaaatcgtttgaggaaaccgattactacaaaccatttgagttaaaaaaaaaactatatataaactctgtatgagtactgtgaacttgtaCTTGTTTTtgcttataatttattataatttatgcagatgcactgcatagaattATGCCAgttgatataaaataataaaatctttccaaatagagctattcaaatcatctggtgaaattatattcatattgcaatatacagttaaagtcagaattattagcccccctttaatttttcttttctttcttaaatattttctaaacgatgtttaacaaagcaaggaaattttctcagtatgtctgatattttttttattatcttattttttttatttcagctagaataaaagcagtttttaatcttttagacaccattttaaggtcaaaattactagttaagcctttaaatgtcactttaagctgtatgaagtgtcttgaaaaatatctagtcacatattatttactgtcatcatggcaaagataaaataaatcagttattagaaatgagttatgttctattatgtttagaaaagtgttgaaaaaaaatctgctctccgttaaacagaaattgaggaaaaaaatacacagggggtctaataattcaggggggctattaattcagacttcaactgtatatcgcagtaaaacaaaaatgcaatgtcagatttttccaatatcgtgcagcccttctTCATGGGTTTCTtactttaattaaacaaaaaaaaaaagcttgtttgaagaaagctggaaacctgtagtcATTGtttatctaaagcaggggtgcctaaacttggtcctggagggccggtgtcctgcatattttagggcctactcacactatgccatctgtaCCGTGCCTAAGCGTGGTTCatttgggctttggcacggtttgcttgtgtgtgagtgcaaaactcgctaaagcccgaaactgaaagcgagacgtgacttttaagggactgtttcatatggatttattaatcaatcttactgtttaATTAACGCAAaatgccgtagtttattaaatacacaaacccctcactgcacgactactgcgcaccttcagcaaacctcctcattcctgcagcacgagggctttgagattgtttatgagcgccaaaagtggtggtTCTGTgcagcgaaatatctgactgcgtgtcaccgcatccctaaggactgtttggcaaaatatctgactgcgagtcaccgcatccctaaggactaagGCGATATAACTGAATaattctccactgtgctgagcgagagcgctcactgaacagcgcagcatcgatgatgtaagcgtgcccaggcctgattgtagtgtgagtgcgggccgtcgggggagaagggaggggggacaagcgtactttggcccggtttgaggcaactaCATAGTGTGAATACAGccttagttccaaccccaattaaacacacctgaaccagctaatcaacttctttccaggcaagtgtgttgaaggaagttagagctaaactacgcaggacagcggccctccagagTTGAAAGTGTCAGCTGTTTAATGCTTAGTTAATTTGCTCTTGTATTTATGCAGTGTAGATAGTTTGTTTATTCAAACTGGCGCGATTTCTCTCAGCTTGCCCTGATTTAAAGGAATGAAGAACAGCATTGTGAGTGTCTACACTGAGTTCTCTGTGCTTCTAGTATCCATACTTGGGTCGTCATCAAGAATGTGTCTAAGACTCTTTCATGTCACTTAATTGATGAGGGATGAAAATCTTGCAGAAAAATACTCAAATTCCCAATGAATGCAGGCTACCTCAGAACTCCTTCGGGATTTgtcattttttgcatttatttttatggaaagtaaaTGCAAAGAATTAAACATTTTGAATCTCTcgattattattttgtattgcaATATTGTTTCTCAGAACTGCTAGTTCTTTGGctttctcgcaattctgacttcatttaaCAATATTAAGTTTACAATTCTAAGTACATACAAGTGTTGGTCATATGAGTATAATATCTTcaaaatgttgatttattttactaattacaGCAGTCCAGTCTTTAGCTCAGGTagtcatgggacgataactgttttcaaggtatacgaaatatggaaaaatcaaggttttaaagccaccaaaattttctgctatactatTCCTTCGgtatatgcaagttttttttttatgtttttgttttaagttttttaggacaacagtatctccagcagaaaatatatcaaaagaaatctgtgtttttgaaaccaataaagacagcagaaatcaatgattcatttgaattaattagcctgatgtttactgctccaaaatattataaatgtttcctaaaataaaacatattgtgttcgaTGGGGGGGTAAAGttcttgttttttacccagatatttaaaaagaacttattttaatcacaataccgtaaaacagtaaaactgtgaaatttttatccaaggttatcacaccaTCAGAATCTTAAACCGGCCCATACCTAAGCCCAGATGAGACGCTTCTGATGCTGTCTGTTGTTCAAGAGTGGCTTGACACAAGGAAATGCGACAGCTGAAACCCATGTCTTGCATACATCTCTAGTGGTTCTTGAAGCACTGACTCCAGCTGCAGTCCACTCTTTGTGAATCCCCCCACATTTTTAAATGGGTTTTGTTTCATAACTCTCTCCAGGGTGTGGCTGTCCCTATTGCTTGTACACTTTTTTCTCGAACATCTTTTTCTTCCCTTTGCCTAATAATGTGTTTGGACACGGCGCTTTGTGAACAGCCAGCCTCTTTTGCAATGAAATTGTGTCTTTCCCTCCTTGTTCAGGGTGTCAATGGTCGTGTATGTCAAAACTGTCAAACAAACCATCTTCCCCATGATTGTGTAGCCTACAGAATTAGACGGAGAGAGACCCTTTAAAGCCCTTTGTGGGTGTTTTAAGTTAATTAGCTGATAAGATGGTAGGCATGTgctagtataagattctgacggtatgataaccttagataaaaatatcccGGTTTTGTGGTATCACgggattactgctttaaaatatgttctttttaaatgtctggataaaatataaaatattttcccctatgaaagcaatatattttattttttgaaagatttaaaatgattttggaacagtaaacaagTCAGATTGACCGTAACACCACATTGGGTGTGCATTGTCATCTAATAATTCAATGGCACATTATCAATTATTTCTTACTTATTACTCCTGgcatatatttttaatgtgttcTGTGAGATATCCGGCGTGATATGGACCTGTAATGTGGTCAAaacctgcctggaactactttaAGTGTTGTATTTTCTACCCACGTGCAGGTAAAATTGAGAAGGTTCGTCCAGCTCCTCCAGCCTCCCCTTGCTCTTCAGACGGAGCTCTGCCGTCGCCTCTGTCTGATCTGGGCAGTGATGATTCTGGAGGAGCTCAGAGACCCAAGAACTTCATGCAGACTTTGATGGAGGACTTCGAGACACACAAAGTCAAGCGCAGGGAGAAAGCCGAGGACAACAGTGTAAGTCTCCTATGGCCAGAATCAATACTGTGTTTGTGAAAGTCATGGGATAGATCGATATGGAATAATTCATTGTCTGTGGTTTCTTCCTGTCTACACTACACATTGTTATCGCTGGTTACGACCAGTCAGATTAAGCGAAGATAAAATCAATCTTTATTTGGAAATAGGCCAATTCTACAAGTCAGACAGTAGAGAGTCGAGTTTTGCAGTTTTTGAATATATTTAGTCGATCTCCGGGTcttgcaggagcacttttagcttagcttagcataaataattgaatcagataagaccattagcatctcactcaaaattttttacaaaaaagtgtTGATAGTTGTCCTATTCAAACATCgactcttttgtagttacattgtgtagttaagaccaacagaaaatgaaagtTGCTGTTTTCTAGGCAGATatagctaggaactatactctcatacTGGTGTTATAACCAAGGAACTATGCTgcagtaccatggctgcagcaggcaccaTACTATGTAGCACTTTTAACTAGTAACCTAGCTGGAGACTACTGCATAATCAGTGTGGTGACCAGGGCCCGGTTGCATGAAAGTCCTTAAGCTAAGAAATCCCTTGGTGATTTAAATCACTAAATTTAATTGATTCAAATGAGTGATTTAATCGCTTAAATCCCTTAGTTTGAAGGTTATGGTTACCcgtatgccgagttcagactgcacgattttcaaagtcACGTCACAGAGGTTTTCCCACTGCATGATGaacatcataataccagccatacatgcAAAGCACAAATAAGGTCTTTCAATTTGGTCACGTCCTTCATCCTTTAACCAATctctgttttttaaatgtttgctcaCTTTTTTGCAATCTGAAGCGCGTCAAATGCACAAAACGCCCAATTTgcgcaacgcaatctcacggcaattcataacgtTTTGAtctagtagctaattcgtatgaatttgtacgatctaattcgtacaatttagtaagtTTTGCTCACCACCCAATGAAGactggggttgggtgccatgcgaATTTCGAATTtgtactaattagccactaaactgacaaaacgtaaaatacttgcgtttgctcgtgagatcaggctgatttgCGCCATAGTTTGTCTAATCCAATCTtagcattgacttcacatgtacaTCATTCGCACTTCATCCTCGTTTGCTTACGGTACAGGCTGTAAAACACCCCGCccccatgtaatgtaatgattgttcGGGCGCTCAAATACAATCACGTCTGCTGCGTATGTGACGTCTATAAATCatgtaaaacatttgcaaactgaaataaatatattttgattataGGGTTTAGAATAAGaggttttatgagattatttacctttttttcgattattttaaatttaatcaaGAATTTCGCAGGATCGCAAAAATTTGCGACTTTTGTTGATTATGTGTTGGATTTGGCTATCGTGAAATcccgaaaaactagggggtctgtaatagagctgtaatcgggccataaaaaatTAGGCCCGATAGGGCCTGAGTCCAACAGAATTCGTCTTGagcccgacaggtacattttgattgacagctttaacCCGTTTGCACCCCTACATGATTCAAATGTGCACAggcacagctcttttgcctttttcaAGTACACTCAACTTAATAGTGTAAAATTGTTGAGTGAACTaatttttttaagtcaacttaattcatttaattgtttgaAGAAGTTGATACAATATCATTTAAAGTTACATGAACAAAGGATTTGTCAACTCCAAAAATTGTTTGTTGTAACAAAAACCTGAAAAAGttacctggttgccttaaatttataAGTTGAATCAACTAAATATAGTTTGTTGAAACAACTAACTAAGACGTTTACACAATTGATCTATAATTAGGAGTTAAATGAACTTAAAGTTTGTTGCAACAATTAACAAAGTTTACAAATTTGACTCACAATTAAGACTTCCGTAATAACATTTTAACTTCAAGAATACATTTTCATTCAAGCAGATGTAAAGATATCaatttaataaattcatattGAAACTCATGTTTATTTTCAATGAAGCAGCTCcagataaacagatttattaGTATTCACTTCGCAAATGTTGACCATCCattcaaaaaaacatttgtagtcAATACATTAGCTTTCACTTGAATTGGCTGAGCTGATTCATCTATGGCTAAAATATCATCACATTGACTTGCATCAGAAACCTGCAGTTCCTCTTTTTCATCTCGTGCTCTGAAAGTGAGAAACCTTCGAGCTCATTTTGGAAAGTGAAAGATGAAGATGtagatttaaaaacacacacacacatccacaccaTCAAAAGCCTATTGAAAGAACACGCTGTTTCATGTCAACCACAGTCTTTCCCCTTTTGCTTTCTCGGATATCAGCAACATTTCTTCTAAAAGCTGTTATTTAGAGAACAAACCATGAAGTGCCTGTGTTTTGCAACTTTGCTGCACTGGCAGTAAAATCACATTCCATTATCATAATGCTGGCAATATAACAACTATTACTTTAAACTTGAGAGGGAATAATAGCATTGTTTTTGGCAAAGTAAACACTTTCCAGTgtgagtaaaataaattaatgacaaTAACGGCGGTTTTATGTTATACTTTTGCCAAGCGAAATATCCAAATGTTATTTAAATCCATCATTAGATGTTTCCTCAAGAACAGACAAAATTATATTTGGCGTCAGATTCAAATATGCTATTCCTCAGGGAGGGGTCTAACCAAAATATTTGAGATTGGGGTGGACCAGAATTAAAAGTTTAAGAACTGATGGCTTGTTCAATTTTGGTTTAATGAACAAACGTAATTTTATATACACAGAAAGCATAATAAATACAAGTAAAGTGTTGACTTTAAAGTTTCAAATAacatttggtgaaataaaatgtcaaaatattcataaaataatgTTCCAATGTCATTCAGCGTAACAGCAAAGTCCCCTTAAGTCAAGGCATTTCACgctgcggccatctttgaaatgcttcTCGGgtagtatgctcaggcattctgtctgaatgggaaaacatcaaattctccacaactgttagccaagcttacgattacattacaggaatcaccaataaaattaaacaacaactgtctcataagtttcatttctaaacattcaaatCAAACTAAATCTGCATTTTTCAGGTTGCCCGAGCTAACGCACATGTGCACTCAAAATGAAACGAGAACACGAGACCAACCTTATTTATGGCCGTGTTACACATGATCATCCTTTGGATAATGCTTTGTCAGATCACGCTGGACTTCTGAAGTAATttacaacttggtcttgatagcGAATCTCCTCCAGATATGACAGCAACATTTGTCAACTCTGG
This window harbors:
- the palm2akap2 gene encoding palm2 and akap2 fusion isoform X6 produces the protein MLVTAAERRRGKPEREEKGEDAAMMGTAILRKDPAYEMAEAELHKERLQALAEKRKRQAEIEDKRRQLDELVLQLQHFKSKAMRERWLLQGTPAALQEEDEDRRKQVEQDELHIKRLEDTIHRLESEICHLENEELQISAKEQVLRERLRETERSIEDLQKSLQNQDGDAVNYNCSQIPGLPELNSQTPVSASGDHQPPRKPGSEKARSVLLTAENGLYPSATARFSDPQKSPVHSEDDSELKRDRSLKTVSFFDSVSVISGGQSNMELGVQTETQQSYMSSGQNKVKHGGEGLDSEVAQEILYLDEVLEANCCDPRAEMTSNGTSSPDTESIRVHGTGPSVHTCDTTALNHHEVVLEGKKQTTFVDDNYNTKPNGHAAMIGNNGTRSPESPRTAMKKEARFELRPFHEEKKPSKLFDTPTEKEIRVKKVRPSEEVAELERERLELIRGQAVKKNPGIAAKWWNPPQEKTLEEELEPEQLESLRKYEERKQRKPETNRMPQAAPRQTTTFIQPEIANKEDVVMEEIDFSAARKQFLQMEQSKHPTVPKRNVAPQLYSAKPFFRTPEVTHVERSCGSVTVANQEGVTSYDGSEVTTVKAEKIYCCSGESFIPTKDGLSQNEMKDDDFTCARAVMTIVKDEDVDLCQRSFNSSHHTEEIDSGLDDLSLRSQDTTVLETLSNDFSMDNISDSGASNETMSAYLENSLGEYSFPSTPMATTPINGKHEISIKSPGDQIGTYQGDGLTEEELEYHAGILVQNAIQQAIAQQNDKWEPLQATQHSSPITERHVESVQPQPLVERPTVTPPPKVPSPLQEKETAPQITIAQATPVIPMNNYKPPSPSPPPNEKPEFSYFSKYSEAAELRSTATVTRAQETEVTSGPFKLRSRKQRTLSMIEEEIRAAQEREEELKRQRQAQTLHPPRAQKLKASTQPSKLVLTGKTAPGKIEKVRPAPPASPCSSDGALPSPLSDLGSDDSGGAQRPKNFMQTLMEDFETHKVKRREKAEDNSVLEATRVTRRKSNMAVRWEAGIYANQEDAEEEEEEEEE
- the palm2akap2 gene encoding palm2 and akap2 fusion isoform X8, producing MLVTAAERRRGKPEREEKGEDAAMMGTAILRKDPAYEMAEAELHKERLQALAEKRKRQAEIEDKRRQLDELVLQLQHFKSKAMRERWLLQGTPAALQEEDEDRRKQVEQDELHIKRLEDTIHRLESEICHLENEELQISAKEQVLRERLRETERSIEDLQKSLQNQDGGSEKARSVLLTAENGLYPSATARFSDPQKSPVHSEDDSELKRDRSLKTVSFFDSVSVISGGQSNMELGVQTETQQSYMSSGQNKVKHGGEGLDSEVAQEILYLDEVLEANCCDPRAEMTSNGTSSPDTESIRVHGTGPSVHTCDTTALNHHEVVLEGKKQTTFVDDNYNTKPNGHAAMIGNNGTRSPESPRTAMKKEARFELRPFHEEKKPSKLFDTPTEKEIRVKKVRPSEEVAELERERLELIRGQAVKKNPGIAAKWWNPPQEKTLEEELEPEQLESLRKYEERKQRKPETNRMPQAAPRQTTTFIQPEIANKEDVVMEEIDFSAARKQFLQMEQSKHPTVPKRNVAPQLYSAKPFFRTPEVTHVERSCGSVTVANQEGVTSYDGSEVTTVKAEKIYCCSGESFIPTKDGLSQNEMKDDDFTCARAVMTIVKDEDVDLCQRSFNSSHHTEEIDSGLDDLSLRSQDTTVLETLSNDFSMDNISDSGASNETMSAYLENSLGEYSFPSTPMATTPINGKHEISIKSPGDQIGTYQGDGLTEEELEYHAGILVQNAIQQAIAQQNDKWEPLQATQHSSPITERHVESVQPQPLVERPTVTPPPKVPSPLQEKETAPQITIAQATPVIPMNNYKPPSPSPPPNEKPEFSYFSKYSEAAELRSTATVTRAQETEVTSGPFKLRSRKQRTLSMIEEEIRAAQEREEELKRQRQAQTLHPPRAQKLKASTQPSKLVLTGKTAPGKIEKVRPAPPASPCSSDGALPSPLSDLGSDDSGGAQRPKNFMQTLMEDFETHKVKRREKAEDNSFVHSVTSEVLEATRVTRRKSNMAVRWEAGIYANQEDAEEEEEEEEE
- the palm2akap2 gene encoding palm2 and akap2 fusion isoform X3, which codes for MRRSCSQYTVSFTGWLTSEDQGIVMAEAELHKERLQALAEKRKRQAEIEDKRRQLDELVLQLQHFKSKAMRERWLLQGTPAALQEEDEDRRKQVEQDELHIKRLEDTIHRLESEICHLENEELQISAKEQVLRERLRETERSIEDLQKSLQNQDGDAVNYNCSQIPGLPELNSQTPVSASGDHQPPRKPALYAMEINVEKDRKTGATKILSASAVSPQDAHQRGVKVYDDGRKVIYEVRSGGSTTMENGTHAWSPGEMNQLMQQVGGKQQPSDGARVTVTPAEPQQTGGQLSAKEPKQDKKQNHSKGYEGEVTETPKASADKPVTMIFMGYHSIEDEEESKKLLGFDGTIKAEIVLIDEDDEKSLREKTVTDISTIDGNAADLVSGRPLSDTTELSSEGKEESSTKELPSTGSEKARSVLLTAENGLYPSATARFSDPQKSPVHSEDDSELKRDRSLKTVSFFDSVSVISGGQSNMELGVQTETQQSYMSSGQNKVKHGGEGLDSEVAQEILYLDEVLEANCCDPRAEMTSNGTSSPDTESIRVHGTGPSVHTCDTTALNHHEVVLEGKKQTTFVDDNYNTKPNGHAAMIGNNGTRSPESPRTAMKKEARFELRPFHEEKKPSKLFDTPTEKEIRVKKVRPSEEVAELERERLELIRGQAVKKNPGIAAKWWNPPQEKTLEEELEPEQLESLRKYEERKQRKPETNRMPQAAPRQTTTFIQPEIANKEDVVMEEIDFSAARKQFLQMEQSKHPTVPKRNVAPQLYSAKPFFRTPEVTHVERSCGSVTVANQEGVTSYDGSEVTTVKAEKIYCCSGESFIPTKDGLSQNEMKDDDFTCARAVMTIVKDEDVDLCQRSFNSSHHTEEIDSGLDDLSLRSQDTTVLETLSNDFSMDNISDSGASNETMSAYLENSLGEYSFPSTPMATTPINGKHEISIKSPGDQIGTYQGDGLTEEELEYHAGILVQNAIQQAIAQQNDKWEPLQATQHSSPITERHVESVQPQPLVERPTVTPPPKVPSPLQEKETAPQITIAQATPVIPMNNYKPPSPSPPPNEKPEFSYFSKYSEAAELRSTATVTRAQETEVTSGPFKLRSRKQRTLSMIEEEIRAAQEREEELKRQRQAQTLHPPRAQKLKASTQPSKLVLTGKTAPGKIEKVRPAPPASPCSSDGALPSPLSDLGSDDSGGAQRPKNFMQTLMEDFETHKVKRREKAEDNSFVHSVTSEVLEATRVTRRKSNMAVRWEAGIYANQEDAEEEEEEEEE